The Cryptococcus deuterogattii R265 chromosome 3, complete sequence genome has a segment encoding these proteins:
- a CDS encoding dityrosine transporter, whose translation MVANNLETASSSSSTLMESSTLSAALAQDRLKEENGASKTLGLDSVPSISCSNEEGTALDENLRGKPPDREGDGGCAKLLVDTPRSEKEEITEVEMIDGRPKDIYDRFSKRQKIVIVAIISYSAFIAPMTSSIFLPSIPTMAVDLHSSAEVINYTVAIFLVTIGVASVFWSPYSGFYGRRPVYLASMPITVVASIGVAQSKNIGAIIGTRILQGIGSSCVLSVGAGTIGDIFRPTERSRGMATYYMGVLIGPALSPILGGIFTEYTSQTWRSAQYFLAGCSALSVVLTFFFLPETIHPPTVHERLKNERGKKFVMYWVNPFRSVMLLRWPNIAMACFISSCVMLDTYCVIIPLSAVFKDRYNIHNTAIAGCLYLVNGAGNVISSKIAGPYADRIVKKCMEKRGYRRPEDRLKASFWGTLILMPISVLIYGWLLKFGKGGMAPPLIMVFLNGISLMLCLTPLNTYLVDCMQSRSAEVVAINNCIRYIFSAAASAFVLPLANAIGWGWTMTMCAFVSWLAAGALFLLCRYGECWREAANIRYGITKVEAQEERADGGKDEEAAVVMNSTVEDRATEGYGEHLEGPVPMEEKISRTKSRAKAVDRQANRKAGELPLVEEVLKRQVSFSGPSIHGGG comes from the exons ATGGTCGCAAATAACTTGGAGACGGCCAGCAGCTCTAGTTCAACACTCATGGAGTCATCGACACTGTCAGCCGCCCTGGCCCAAGATAggttgaaggaagaaaacggGGCATCCAAAACTCTTGGCCTTGACTCTGTACCCTCAATATCATGCTcaaatgaggaaggaactGCATTGGACGAGAATCTTCGTGGAAAGCCACCAGatagagaaggagatggaggatgtgcGAAGCTTTTGGTGGATACCCCACGaagcgaaaaagaagagattaCAGAGGTTGAGATGATTGATGGCAGACCAAAAGATATATATGATCGCTTTTCCAAGAGACAGAAGATTGTTATTGTTGCAATTATATCCTACTCCGCTTTCATTGCTC CTATGACCTCAtctatcttccttccttcaataCCAACCATGGCTGTTGATCTCCATTCCTCAGCTGAGGTCATAAACTATACTGTCGCGATTTTTTTGGTCACTATCGGTGTTGCCAGCGTTTTCTGGTCACCTTACTCTGGGTTCTATGGACGACGACCGGTGTATCTGGCCAGCATGCCAATCACAGTAGTAGCCAGCATAGGAGTCGCTCAATCGAAGAATATTGGGGCTATCATCGGTACCCGTATCTTGCAGGGCATAG GAAGCTCCTGTGTGCTCAGCGTAGGAGCAGGAACTATCGGAGATATCTTTAGGCCCACTGAAAGAAGTCGAGGTATGGCGACTTACTATATGGG TGTCCTTATCGGACCTGCCTTGAGTCCAATCCTGGGTGGGATCTTTACGGAGTATACTTCACAAACTTGGCGCAGTGCCCAATACTTCTTGGCTGGATGTAGTGCATTATCGGTTGTTCTCacatttttctttcttcctgaGACAATCCACCCGCCTACCGTGCAtgagagattgaaaaacgagagaggaaaaaagtTTGTGATGTACTGGGTGAATCCTTTTAGATCGGTGATGCTGTTGAGGTGGCCAAACATAGCCATGGCA TGCTTTATCTCAAGTTGCGTAATGCTTGATACCTACTGCGTGATTATTCCACTGTCTGCTGTTTTT AAAGATAGATATAACATCCATAATACCGCTATCGCAGGTTGCTTATACCTTGTGAATGGCGCTGGTAACGTCATCTCGAGTAAAATTGCCGGAC CATATGCCGACCGCATTGTAAAGAAGTGTATGGAAAAGCGAGGATACAGAAGGCCAGAGGACAGACTGAAGGCCAGCTTCTGGGGTACCCTGATTCTGATGCCGATATCGGTCTTGATATACGGGTGGTTGTTAAAGTTTGG caaaggaggaatggcTCCACCTCTAATCATGGTGTTCTTGAACGGCATTTCTTTAATGCTCTGTCTTACGCCTCTCAATACTTA CTTGGTAGACTGTATGCAGTCACGAAGTGCGGAGGTTGTGGCCATAAACAACT GTATTCGATACATCTTTTCGGCCGCCGCATCTGCTTTCGTTCTTCCACTAGCCAACGCTATTGGTTGGGGCTGGACCATGACCATGTGCGCTTTCGTTAGC TGGCTGGCAGCTGGAGCATTGTTTCTTCTGTGTCGCTATGGTGAATGCTGGCGAGAAGCAGCAAATATCCGCTATGGCATCACCAAAGTTGAAGCTCAAGAAGAGCGCGCAGACGGGGGaaaggacgaagaagctgcTGTTGTCATGAATAGTACAGTCGAAGACAGGGCCACTGAGGGATATGGCGAACACCTTGAGGGACCAGTACCTATGGAGGAAAAAATTTCTAGGACAAAGTCAAGAGCAAAGGCTGTTGATAGACAGGCGAATAGGAAAGCGGGCGAATTGCCTCTTGTGGAAGAAGTATTGAAAAGACAAGTGTCCTTTTCTGGCCCTTCGATCCATGGCGGGGGCTAA